A region of the Bryobacteraceae bacterium genome:
TCTTCCCGGCGATCAGCGGCACGGCCGTGACGGGCGAACTCGAGGCGCTCGGCATCGTCGAATCGTTCTCCGTGGCCAGCCTCATCGAGGCCGCCGACGCCATGGCCAAGACGGCCAACGTGCGCCTGGTGGAAGTGCGCCTCGCCATGGCCCTCGGCGGCAAGGCCTTCGCCTCCTGCACGGGCAGCGTCGCGGCCGTGCGCGCCGCCGTCGAGGCCGGCGCCCAGACGGTCGCGCGCAAGGGCCTGCTCGTCAACAGGGTCGTCATCCCCCAGCCCCGCCCCGAACTGCTGCGCGAAATGATCTGATTCTGCCCGGACCGCGGACGGCTTATCATGGCAGCATGAGACCGCTTCGACTCCACCTGCTTCCTGCCCTGCTCTGCCTGCTGCCTGCCGCGGCTCAACAGCAGCCGGGGCCTGCTCCGTCCGACTGGATCCAGCTCTTCAATGGCAGGGACCTCGACGGCTGGATCCCGAAAATCACCGGCTACGAATTGGGCGAGAATTTCGGCAACACTTTCCGCGTTGAAAACGGCGTTTTAAAAGTCTCTTACGACCAATATGACCAGTTCAAAAACCGCTTCGGACATTTGTTTTATAAAGAGCCTTTTTCCTATTACCGCCTCGCCGTCGAATACCGCTTCGTCGGACAGCAGTGCCCGGGCGGTCCGGCGTGGGCGCGGCGCAACAGCGGCATCATGATTCACGGCCAGCCGCCGAAGACGATGCGGAAAGACCAGGATTTTCCCATTTCCATCGAGGTGCAGCTGCTCGGCGGCCTCGGCGAAGGGCCGCGCACGACGGCAAACCTCTGCACGCCCGGCACGCATGTGGTCATGAACGACCGCCTCGAAACGCGACACTGCATCAGTTCGAAGTCGAAGACCTATGACGGCGACCAGTGGGTGCGCGTCGAGGTGGAGGTCCACGGAGACGGCACGATCAAGCACATTATCGACGGCGAGGTCGTGCTCGCCTACGAAATGCCGCAGATCGGCGGCGGCAATGTGAACAACTACGACCCGCAGGTGAAACGGGACGGCGTGCTGCTGCGCGGCGGCTCCATTTCGTTGCAGGCAGAGAGCCACCCGGTCGAGTTCCGCAAGGTCGAGCTGCTGCCGCTGGCCGGCTGCATGGACCCGAAAGCGAAAAACTACAGGCCCTGGTACATCAAGGCCGAAAACCACCTCTGCCAGTACGACCAGTAAAGCAGCCGGCGATGGGGCCGGAGGCCGGAGCCGTCTTCAGACGGTCGAACGCCTGTCCGGATTTTCATCACAGGCGGTGACGATCCGGCGCCAGAGCGGTCCCATCGCGCCGGAAAAGTCCGTTGGGCCGCCGATCATTCCGGGTGTTATTCTTGACAGGGTGCCGGCGATGCACTCCGCGAGCAGTCCGTGGCAGGGAAGCACCAACCCGCTGGCCGATGCCGTGGCGCTGGTTCAGCAACTGGCGCACGACCTGCGTCAGCCGCTGTCGGGCATCGAGGCATCGGCTTATTACATCGACATGGTGGTGAGCGGGGCGCGTCCGGATCTGATTCCGCATTGCCGCCGCCTGCGGCGCATGGTTCAGCAGGCGAGCTGGCTGCTGGATGACGCGGCCCTGGCCGTGGCGTTTCAGCCCGGGCCGCTGCGGGCGTTCTCCCTGGAGCGGGTCTGCGCGCGGGTGGCCGAGCGGCTGTTCGCCGAAGAAGAGGCCGTGCTGGACCTGCACCTGAGCGCGTCCGTGCCCGCCGTGCTCGTCCCGGAGGCGCTGCCGCGCGTATTCGAACATGTGGTGGCATTCTTCCGCGATGCGGCGGGCTGCCCGGATCCGCTTCACCTGCGGCTGGGACGCGAGGGGCCGATGGCCGAGGCGCGGTGGTGGTCGGACACGTGTGAAGACCCGGAGGAAGCGGCGCGGCTGCTGACCTCGTCCGGCGCCCGCAGCTTTCTGATGCGATTTGCGCATGCGGCGGGGGGCTCGGTCACCACGGAGGCGGGATCAGCCAGGCTGGCCGTCACGCTGCGGCTGCCCGCGCTGACCGATCAAGGCGAGTAGTTCGTCGTCGCCGGGCGGCGCGCCGGCGCCGGCGGTGAGCACGGCGTCGCAGCGGATTCGCTTCGAGGCGCGCGTCGACTCGACGATCCAGTTTTCGGCCGTAGCGAGCAGCCGTTCGAGTTCGGGCAGGGCGGCCTCGAAGTCGCCGCGCACCCAGAAGGCGCGGGCGGCGCCGGCGGCGAGATACCGGCGCGTGTCGCCCGTCCCGCCAGGCGCGGTCTCTTCCGTGATCTCGTATGGCGCGCCTGACTCCGGGGCGTGGTGGGAGATTTTCACTGCCGTCCAGCCGAGCCCGGGCGCCAGGCGCAGGACGCGGCACACGAGCGTCGTCTTGCCCGATTTGCGGCCCGTGCCGGCGACGATGATCCTCATTGCCCGCGCTCGCGTTCGAGTTCCGCAAGGCGGCGGCGCAGCTCGTCCAGTTCGCGGCGCATCTGCGGGAGGCGGGCGAGGTTGGCGAGCGTCTCCAGATATTCTTTCAGCGGCCGTGCGGGCGTGCCCCACCAGACCTCGCCGCCGCCGCGCACGACCTTCGAACTGAGAATGCCCGCGCCCGAGCCGATGACGGCGCCGCTTTTGACGGTGACGTTGTCGCCCATGCCGACCTGGCCGCCGATGACGGCGTAGTCCTCGATGACCGTGCCGCCGGCGAGGCCCGTCTGCGCGGCGATGACCACGTGGCGGCCGATGCGGCAGTTGTGGGCAATGTGGACGAGGTTGTCGAGCTTGGTGCCGTCGCCGATCGAGGTCACTCCAAGAGCGGCGCGGTCGATGGTCGAGTTGGCGCCGATCTCGACGTCGTTGCCGATGACAACGCGGCCCACCTGGGGGAACTTCTCATACCGGCCGTTCTCGAAGACGAACCCGAAGCCGTCGGCGCCGATGACGGCGCCGGAATGGATGATGCAGCGCTCGCCGATCTCGACGCCCGGATAGACGTGGACGCCGGGATAGAGCACGGTGCCGGAGCCGATGCGCACGCCATCGCCGATGACGCACAGGGGGCCGATGCTGGCGTCTTCGGCGATGACGCAGTCGTCGCCGATGAGCGCGGCCGGATGAATGCCGCGGGGCGGGCGCGGAATGGGGTGCAGCCACGGGATGACGCGGGCGCAGGCGGCGCGCGGGTCCGGGCAGCGGATGACGGTGCGGCCGCCGGGATTTTCGAAGTCGAGCGGAACGAGAAGGCAGCCGGCGGCCGAAGACTGCGCCTCGCGCAGGGCGCGGCGGCTGTTGGCGAAGGCGAGCTCGCCCGAGCCGGCGCTGTCGAGCGGGGCGACGCGCAGGACCTCGCGCTCGCCGTCGCCTTCCCATGTCAGGCCGAGCCGTTCGGCAATCTCGCGGACTTTCATGCGGGCCTCCCCTGGCCGGCGCGCGCCGGTATCATACCCAGTGTATGCCTGTCGATCCATCGGCCTATGTGGCCCCGACGGCGAAGGTGGACCCGGAGGCGGTCGTCGGGCCGCAGACGCGCGTCGGCGAGTTCTGCGTGATCGAGCGCGACGTAGTCATCGGCGCCCGCTGCGTGCTGGAACCGTATGTCTACATCAAGCGCTGGACCACACTGGGCGACGACAACGAGATCAGCGCCGGCGCGGCGCTCGGCACCGACCCCTTCGACAAGAGCTTCACCGGCGAGAGGAGCTACCTGGTGATCGGCTCGCGCAACCGCATCCGCGAGCACTTCACCATCAGCCGGGGCACGGCGCCGGAGAGCGTGACGCGGGTCGGCGACGACAACTTCATCATGAGCTCGGGCCACATCGCGCACAATGCGACGGTGGGCAACCGGACGGTGATCGCCAGTTGCGCGCTGATCGCCGGCCACGTGACGGTGGAAGACCAGGCCTTTGTGAGCGGCTGCGTGGTGGTGCATCAGTACTGCCGGATCGGGCGGCTGGCGATGATCGGCGGGGGGGTTCGGGTGAACCAGGATCTGCCGCCATTCTTCCTCTATAGCGGCGTGTATGCGAGTCCGGTGGGGCTGAACCTGGTCGGGCTGCGGCGGGCGGGGTTCACGGCAGGCGAGATTGCCGACATCAAGCGGGCCTACCGGCTGCTGTACCGTTCGAAGCTGAAGCTGAAAGAGGCGCTGGAAAGAATCGAGCGCGAGATCGACTCGCCCCATGCGCGGCACATCGTCGAGTTCGTGCGCGGCACGAAGCGCGGCATCGCGCATGAACACGAGGGGCGGGCACGGTTCCGGTTCGAGGGGTGAGGGGCGAGGGGACGATCTGGCGCCCCGCAGCCAGGCCGCGGGGCGCATTTGCACATATAAGTTGTTGATTGTGAAAGGCTTTTTGTTTTTTCGGTTCGTTTCGTAAATTTCGGTGCTTGCGCCGGGCCCGCCATAGGGGGTGGTCTCTGGACCGGGGCGGCGGGCGACTTCCCGGGCCGAGGGCTCTGGCGGGGACGGTGTTGAACGAATCCAGCGGCGACGATGGCCTGGGAGCCGCGGCTGGGGGGCTGGGGCGGTTCGATGGGGGTTGGGGAAAAGGGTTGGCGTCCCCAGCGGGATTCGAACCCGCGTTATCGCCGTGAAAGGGCGGTGTCCTAGGCCTGACTAGACGATGGGGACGCTTGAGTTGGCGGCGGCCTGACAGCCGCCACGCTCTCATTCTAGCCGGTGCGGGGGCCGCCGGTCAAACGGGCCGGCCGCAGCCGTCAGAGGGTCTTGAGGTAGGCGAGCAGATCCGCCTTTTCTTCCTTGGTCAGCACGTCCGCGAAGGCGGGCATGGTGCCCTTGCCCTTGTCGATGATGGCGAGGACGTTGGCCTCGGTCGGCTTCTGGCCGTTGGTCATTTTGGGCTTCTTGAACAGGCCCTTGAGGGAGGGGCCGATCTTCTTCTCGTCCGTGGTGGCCGAGTGGCAGACGGCGCACTGCTCGTAGACCTCTTTGCCCTTGGCCGGGTCGCCCGGCTTCTGGGCGGCCAGCGGGGACAGGGCGGTGAGCCCGAGCGTGAGAGCCAGCAGTGGTGAACGGAACATGGCGATCGGAAAGACTCCTCGGAAAATCAACATCCAGTCGGGATAGATGATGGGCGCGGCGCGGTGGTCGCGCCTTTTCATTGTATCGGGCCGGGCAATCGGGGGGCCGGCACATGGTCTTGAGGAAGGGACCAAACTGTGCGGGGCATGCTGGCGTTGGCCGGAGTTCGCCGGGTGAGCGGGCAGGGTTGGTAACCTCGGCGCGGCGGAGCGCGCAGAGGCCGGTCGTTTTTGGGCGCTTTGCCCCTTTGCCCGCGGCTCTGGGGGCATGATTTTTCGATGGGCCGGTCGGAGGCGGGCCTGTTGGGCGGTAGAGGGAGGAGATGTGCGGGCCGGGGCCGTGGCGCGGTGATTCAAATTTCCCCGATTTGCACCGATGAGACAGAAGCGGGCCGTGAAGATCATCACCCTACGCCGATTTCTGGACCAGGCTGGCGGCACGGGAGAGTGCCCGATGCCGTGCGTGGCGTTTGCGGGGGTGCTGAGCGAGGAACTGGCTCCCGGCGGGTCGCCGGTGGAGTTTGAGACGCTGAGGGCGGACGCGGGCCAGAGGCAGGAGTTTTTCGAGGATCTGGCGGAGCGTCTTCGGGGGCGGCGGGAGGAGGAGGCGCGCCGACAGGAGGAGATGCGCCGGGAGATGCAGCGTCTGGTGGCGGCTTTTCACCAGGCGGTGATGGCGCTGGCTGACGGGGGCGAGCGCGCGGCGGGCCGGTTTGCGGCGGTTCAGGCCAAGCTTGACCGGGCGGCGCGGGCCGAGAGCCTGGCGGCGATGCGGGCGGCGGTGTATGAAGCGGCCGAGGCTCTCAAGCGGGAGAGCGAGGCGCAGCGGGCCGAGACGGCGTCGCAGGTGGAGGCGCTGGGCCGGCGGCTGGAGGAGGCGCGCGAGCGCCGCGCGGCGCGCGTCGAAGGCCGGATGGCGGGGCGCGAAGCGGGCGTGCGTGCGTTGCGCGAGGCGGTGG
Encoded here:
- a CDS encoding propanediol utilization: polyhedral bodies pduT, which gives rise to MTRNSIGLIELSSIAAGFEVCDAMLKAADVELVLARTICSGKYMVLVRGDVAAVRAAVEAGSQAGDFSVIDTFVIPNVHEDIFPAISGTAVTGELEALGIVESFSVASLIEAADAMAKTANVRLVEVRLAMALGGKAFASCTGSVAAVRAAVEAGAQTVARKGLLVNRVVIPQPRPELLREMI
- the lpxD gene encoding UDP-3-O-acylglucosamine N-acyltransferase, with protein sequence MKVREIAERLGLTWEGDGEREVLRVAPLDSAGSGELAFANSRRALREAQSSAAGCLLVPLDFENPGGRTVIRCPDPRAACARVIPWLHPIPRPPRGIHPAALIGDDCVIAEDASIGPLCVIGDGVRIGSGTVLYPGVHVYPGVEIGERCIIHSGAVIGADGFGFVFENGRYEKFPQVGRVVIGNDVEIGANSTIDRAALGVTSIGDGTKLDNLVHIAHNCRIGRHVVIAAQTGLAGGTVIEDYAVIGGQVGMGDNVTVKSGAVIGSGAGILSSKVVRGGGEVWWGTPARPLKEYLETLANLARLPQMRRELDELRRRLAELERERGQ
- a CDS encoding acyl-[acyl-carrier-protein]--UDP-N-acetylglucosamine O-acyltransferase, coding for MPVDPSAYVAPTAKVDPEAVVGPQTRVGEFCVIERDVVIGARCVLEPYVYIKRWTTLGDDNEISAGAALGTDPFDKSFTGERSYLVIGSRNRIREHFTISRGTAPESVTRVGDDNFIMSSGHIAHNATVGNRTVIASCALIAGHVTVEDQAFVSGCVVVHQYCRIGRLAMIGGGVRVNQDLPPFFLYSGVYASPVGLNLVGLRRAGFTAGEIADIKRAYRLLYRSKLKLKEALERIEREIDSPHARHIVEFVRGTKRGIAHEHEGRARFRFEG